A window of the Drosophila gunungcola strain Sukarami chromosome X unlocalized genomic scaffold, Dgunungcola_SK_2 000043F, whole genome shotgun sequence genome harbors these coding sequences:
- the LOC128260852 gene encoding E3 ubiquitin-protein ligase MARCHF5 — protein sequence MHRRIRSNAQSPLAANRHRRLRSGVDNASGRGGGTNPEDDRMCWICLTGDEDQQSARRDWVHPCRCRGTNKWVHESCLSRWIDEKQILAPEGPVTCTQCRTEYIIVMPPLCRFDALLELLDKGYERLCPSILMGMLAATVYFSAVTYGAITLLQMAGYENGMRLLQEDPTLLMILLPAVPTVLLLGRMIRWDDTLIRWLRRRRQHRQAVPAEQLDAAGQPLPGAPLDDGYFDELEQEQDGLDGQQLGNAFASEHLGSVSMSFCIALSLPTVSVILGRSLFGGIYEESRLLGILLGGVTFAAAKGLASVYLRQTQYQCRRHRLVVDYTPENITKFTRHHANRGPNPVQRP from the coding sequence ATGCACAGGCGGATCCGCTCGAATGCCCAGTCGCCGCTGGCCGCCAATCGACATCGCCGTTTGAGGAGCGGAGTGGACAATGCCTccggacgaggaggaggaacaAATCCCGAGGACGACCGAATGTGCTGGATTTGCCTGACAGGAGACGAGGATCAGCAATCGGCTCGTCGCGATTGGGTGCACCCGTGTCGCTGCCGCGGCACCAACAAGTGGGTGCACGAGTCCTGCCTCAGTCGCTGGATCGATGAGAAGCAGATCCTGGCGCCAGAGGGTCCGGTGACCTGCACCCAGTGCCGCACGGAGTACATCATAGTAATGCCGCCGCTGTGCCGCTTCGATGCTCTGCTGGAGCTCCTGGACAAGGGATACGAGCGCCTGTGTCCCAGCATCCTGATGGGCATGCTGGCGGCCACTGTCTACTTCTCGGCGGTGACCTACGGAGCAATCACTCTGCTCCAAATGGCCGGCTACGAGAATGGGATGCGGCTGCTCCAGGAGGATCCCACACTGCTGATGATCCTGCTGCCCGCGGTGCCAACTGTCCTGCTCCTGGGTCGCATGATCCGCTGGGATGACACCCTCATCCGCTGGCTGCGTCGTCGTCGTCAGCACCGCCAGGCTGTTCCCGCCGAGCAACTGGACGCGGCGGGTCAGCCGCTGCCCGGTGCTCCCCTGGACGATGGCTACTTCGATgagctggagcaggagcaggacgGCTTGGATGGCCAGCAGCTGGGCAATGCCTTTGCCTCCGAGCACCTGGGAAGCGTCTCCATGAGCTTCTGCATCGCCCTCAGTCTGCCCACCGTCTCCGTCATCCTGGGCCGATCCCTGTTCGGCGGGATCTACGAGGAGAGCAGGCTGCTGGGCATCCTCCTGGGCGGAGTGACCTTCGCGGCCGCCAAGGGACTGGCCAGTGTCTACTTGAGACAGACCCAGTACCAGTGCAGGCGGCACAGACTCGTTGTGGACTACACGCCGGAGAATATCACAAAGTTCACCAGGCACCATGCCAATCGTGGTCCCAATCCCGTCCAGAGGCCATGA
- the LOC128260914 gene encoding odorant receptor 7a, protein MKANGQKVKETKVEEMEVEEELPESRRAFRNLFNCFYALGMQAPDGSLPTRSTTWRRIYRGFAVIMYVWQLLLVPTCFVISYRYMGGMQITQVLTSAQVAINAVILPAKIVALAWNLPLLRRAERHLAALDARCRDEEEFQLILDAVRFCNRLVWFYQICYAIYSSSTFVCAFLLGQPPYALYLPGLDWQRSQLQFCIQAWIEFLIMNWTCLHQASDDVYAVIYLYVVRTQVQLLARRVQKLGRDAAKGQDEICPDEHRQAKHCAELQRCIVDHQTMLQLLGCISPVISRTIFVQFLITAAIMGTTMINIFIFANTNTKIASIIYLMAVTLQTAPCCYQATSLMLDNEKLALAIFQCQWLGQSPQFRKMLLYYLHRAQQPITLMAMKLFPINLATYFSIAKFSFSLYTLIKGMNLDERFTKTN, encoded by the exons ATGAAGGCGAACGGTCAAAAGGtaaaggaaacaaaagtggAGGAgatggaggtggaggaggagctgcCCGAATCCCGGCGGGCATTTAGGAATCTCTTCAACTGCTTCTATGCCTTGGGCATGCAGGCTCCGGATGGCAGTCTTCCCACGCGGAGCACCACCTGGAGGCGCATCTATCGGGGATTCGCGGTGATCATGTACGTGTGgcagttgctgctggtgcCCACCTGCTTTGTGATCAGCTATCGGTACATGGGCGGCATGCAAATCACCCAGGTGCTGACCTCCGCCCAGGTGGCCATCAATGCAGTCATCCTGCCCGCCAAGATTGTGGCCCTGGCCTGGAATTTGCCCCTGTTGCGGAGGGCGGAGCGCCACCTGGCCGCCTTGGATGCCAGGTGCCGGGATGAGGAGGAGTTCCAGCTGATCCTGGATGCGGTGAGGTTCTGCAATCGACTGGTCTGGTTCTACCAGATCTGCTACGCCATCTACTCCTCCTCCACCTTCGTTTGCGCCTTCCTGCTGGGTCAACCGCCATACGCCCTGTACCTGCCCGGCCTGGATTGGCAGCGCTCCCAGCTGCAGTTCTGCATCCAGGCCTGGATCGAATTCCTCATCATGAACTGGACGTGCCTGCACCAGGCCAGCGACGACGTCTATGCCGTGATCTATCTGTATGTGGTGCGGACGCAGGTGCAATTGCTGGCCAGGCGGGTGCAAAAGTTGGGCAGGGATGCCGCCAAGGGTCAGGATGAGATATGTCCCGACGAACACCGGCAGGCGAAGCACTGTGCCGAGCTGCAGCGGTGCATTGTGGACCACCAGACgatgctgcagctgctcgGCTGCATCAGTCCGGTCATCTCGAGGACCATTTTCGTCCAGTTTCTGATCACCGCCGCCATCATGGGCACCACCATGATCAACATCTTCATCTTCGCGAATACGAACACCAAGATCGCATCGATCATATACCTGATGGCCGTGACCCTGCAGACGGCGCCGTGCTGCTACCAGGCCACCTCGCTGATGCTGGACAACGAGAAGCTGGCCCTGGCTATATTCCAGTGCCAGTGGCTGGGCCAGAGCCCCCAGTTCCGCAAGATGCTCCTCTACTACCTCCATCGCGCCCAGCAGCCCATCACTCTCATGGCCATGAAACTGTTTCCCATCAATCTGGCCACCTACTTCAGT ATCGCTAAATTCTCCTTTTCGCTCTACACACTTATCAAGGGGATGAATCTCGACGAGCGATTTACCAAGACAAATTGA